A window from Rhizosphaericola mali encodes these proteins:
- a CDS encoding mechanosensitive ion channel family protein, with the protein MKNILLQIDETQIVHNTSKWFDFFEAKALEYGPKILIAIIIYLVGTWLIKWSVKLITRFFSYRKFDDTLKSFLLSMVKVGLTVLLFLTIAGQIGIPITGFAAILGGLAIGVGAALNGSLGNLAGGVMLMIFKPFKVGDIITAQGMTGTVTEIGIVNTVLRTPENKTVFLPNGALSTGVITNFNEYGNLKVSIELAIDASENIEKARRIGVEVMQSFPEVMQDPKPSVVVSKIEGGAIYLGFAPYATQGDYWKVYWGVLEKLKVEFDKNGINLPISSMVVKNA; encoded by the coding sequence ATGAAAAACATCTTGTTGCAGATTGATGAGACGCAAATCGTCCACAATACCTCTAAATGGTTTGATTTTTTTGAAGCCAAAGCATTGGAATACGGTCCGAAAATATTGATAGCAATTATCATTTATCTGGTAGGTACTTGGCTGATAAAATGGTCAGTAAAATTGATTACTAGATTTTTCAGTTATCGCAAATTCGACGATACATTAAAATCCTTTTTACTTTCTATGGTAAAAGTGGGTTTGACTGTGTTATTGTTTCTAACAATTGCTGGGCAGATAGGCATCCCGATAACAGGATTCGCTGCTATTTTAGGTGGTTTGGCTATTGGAGTAGGTGCAGCTTTAAATGGTTCTTTGGGGAATCTGGCAGGAGGTGTGATGTTGATGATATTTAAGCCATTCAAGGTAGGTGATATTATTACAGCACAAGGAATGACTGGAACAGTTACAGAAATAGGAATTGTGAATACCGTATTAAGAACTCCAGAAAATAAAACCGTATTTCTTCCCAATGGTGCTTTGTCTACGGGTGTAATTACCAATTTTAATGAATATGGCAATCTAAAAGTCTCTATCGAATTGGCTATTGATGCATCAGAAAATATTGAAAAAGCAAGACGTATAGGCGTGGAAGTAATGCAAAGTTTCCCTGAAGTAATGCAAGATCCCAAACCTTCCGTAGTAGTTTCTAAAATTGAAGGCGGAGCGATTTATTTAGGCTTCGCACCTTATGCAACCCAAGGAGATTATTGGAAAGTATATTGGGGCGTATTGGAAAAGTTGAAAGTGGAGTTTGATAAAAACGGAATTAATTTACCGATATCATCCATGGTAGTTAAAAATGCATAA
- a CDS encoding nucleotide pyrophosphohydrolase: MTIKEAQSDIDNWIKTVGVRYFNELTNLGILMEEVGELSRLMVRKYGEQSFKESDKNKDLGDEMADVLWVLLCLANQTGIDMTAALQKNFEKKNIRDATRHLNNEKLK; encoded by the coding sequence ATGACAATCAAAGAAGCGCAGTCTGATATTGACAATTGGATAAAAACTGTCGGCGTTCGTTATTTTAACGAATTGACCAATCTTGGCATATTAATGGAGGAAGTAGGTGAATTAAGCCGATTGATGGTACGCAAATATGGCGAACAATCCTTCAAGGAAAGTGATAAAAACAAAGACTTAGGTGATGAAATGGCCGATGTGCTTTGGGTTTTACTTTGCTTGGCTAATCAAACAGGCATCGATATGACCGCTGCACTACAAAAGAATTTTGAAAAGAAAAATATACGTGACGCAACAAGACATTTGAATAATGAAAAATTAAAATAA
- the kdsA gene encoding 3-deoxy-8-phosphooctulonate synthase translates to MIPEYLKSLFSHQSYDENNFFLIAGPCVVESEELVFEVADKVSTICKNLGIPYVFKASYRKANRTSLSSFTGIGDEKALEYVKSVGEKYHLPTTSDIHAHEEAAMAAKYIDILQIPAFLCRQTDLLVAAAETDKIVNVKKGQFVSGAAMKFAVDKVQKAGNPQVMLTERGTTFGYQDLVVDYRNIPIMQEIGVPVIMDCTHSLQQPNQTSGVTGGNPQLIETISKAAIATGADGLFIETHPNPAVALSDGANMLKLDLLEGLLEKLVKVRKVIL, encoded by the coding sequence ATGATTCCCGAGTATTTAAAATCCTTATTTAGCCATCAATCTTACGATGAAAATAATTTCTTTCTGATTGCTGGTCCTTGTGTTGTAGAAAGTGAAGAATTGGTATTTGAAGTGGCGGATAAAGTTTCAACCATTTGTAAAAATTTGGGTATTCCTTATGTTTTCAAAGCAAGTTATAGAAAAGCAAATCGTACGAGTTTGAGTTCCTTTACGGGTATTGGAGATGAAAAAGCATTGGAATATGTGAAAAGCGTGGGCGAAAAATATCATTTACCCACCACTTCTGATATCCACGCACATGAAGAAGCGGCGATGGCTGCAAAATATATTGACATTTTACAAATTCCCGCTTTCCTTTGTCGTCAGACAGATTTATTGGTGGCTGCAGCAGAAACAGATAAAATTGTCAATGTAAAAAAAGGACAATTTGTAAGTGGTGCTGCGATGAAATTTGCCGTAGATAAAGTGCAAAAAGCAGGTAATCCACAAGTGATGTTGACAGAAAGAGGAACGACATTTGGCTACCAAGATTTGGTGGTTGACTATCGCAATATTCCGATTATGCAAGAGATCGGAGTGCCTGTAATCATGGATTGTACGCATAGTTTGCAACAACCTAACCAGACGAGTGGTGTAACTGGAGGTAATCCTCAATTAATCGAAACAATCTCAAAAGCTGCTATTGCAACGGGTGCAGATGGATTATTTATAGAAACACATCCCAATCCTGCAGTCGCATTGAGTGATGGTGCCAATATGTTGAAATTAGATTTATTGGAAGGCTTATTAGAAAAATTAGTAAAAGTAAGGAAAGTTATTTTGTAA
- a CDS encoding PadR family transcriptional regulator has protein sequence MDIQNTQSQMRKGVLEFCILSIIKQGEVYPSDIATKMKDANLHILEGTLYPLLTRLKNAKLLTYRWVESVSGPPRKYFSLTDEGLEFYKELELTWKELADAVQTLTTK, from the coding sequence ATGGATATTCAAAATACACAAAGCCAAATGCGCAAAGGGGTTTTAGAGTTTTGTATCCTTTCTATAATCAAACAAGGTGAGGTATATCCAAGTGATATCGCAACGAAAATGAAAGATGCAAACCTCCACATTTTAGAAGGTACATTATATCCTTTGTTGACCAGGTTAAAAAATGCCAAATTACTCACTTACCGTTGGGTGGAAAGTGTCTCGGGACCGCCTCGTAAATATTTTAGTCTGACAGATGAAGGGTTAGAATTTTACAAGGAGTTGGAACTTACCTGGAAAGAATTGGCAGACGCAGTACAAACATTGACCACCAAATAA
- the dtd gene encoding D-aminoacyl-tRNA deacylase: MRLLIQKVKSASVTVENEIIGKIGRGLLVFVGIEDRDTQEDIDWLVNKTILLRVFEDENGVMNKSLLDVKGELLLVSQFTLQASTKKGNRPSYLKASKPEIAIPMYEKMIQSFEKALQHPIPTGKFGADMEIALINDGPTTIWIDSQNKE, translated from the coding sequence ATGCGTTTATTAATTCAAAAAGTAAAATCAGCCAGCGTAACCGTTGAAAATGAAATCATTGGAAAAATCGGAAGAGGTTTGTTAGTTTTCGTCGGGATAGAAGATCGAGATACGCAAGAGGATATTGATTGGTTGGTAAATAAAACAATATTATTGCGTGTTTTCGAAGATGAAAATGGCGTAATGAACAAAAGCTTGTTGGATGTAAAGGGCGAATTATTATTGGTAAGTCAATTTACCTTGCAAGCAAGCACCAAAAAAGGAAATCGTCCATCCTATCTGAAAGCTAGCAAACCAGAAATCGCTATTCCGATGTATGAAAAAATGATTCAATCATTTGAAAAAGCATTACAACATCCCATTCCCACTGGAAAATTTGGGGCAGATATGGAAATCGCATTAATTAACGACGGTCCAACAACGATCTGGATCGACTCTCAAAACAAAGAATAA
- a CDS encoding PspC domain-containing protein produces the protein MKKVININFQGSLIPMEESAFAILTQYIDSLKIHFAKEEGKDEIIGDIENRIAELFGERMKKGAACITDDDVNAIIDSMGRPEDFDLDVEDVPTSNAEEKTTQTEQAETSNEESQQQKSTSEEGPKRFFRDENNKKLGGVCAGVANYFNIDPVVIRILAIVFSSVCFVPYIIMWIVIPSTATEHIGSTRKRLFRNSEDKKIAGVASGLAAYFGIKTKIVRILFLVPLISLVLNNHNWNFEWFGFPHFLSLSFVPSMVMIYIILWIVIPEATTTSEKLMMRGEPVDLNSIKDTIQKDLESSKWGKSINKSFNSAFSKKEKKSTSQGFTSTEETTSTENANNNNTTKKGGVGDTIALLFKIFAYCVIGIVLFAVIAALFGLGIGLLAFLPAKTYFLNSGWESIFSWGTFIFFIWVPFIAIITWIVRLITKRKENSAAYRTTFICFWGLGWICLFALISFVGRDFSNSFKTPENNYTYDKKIATLYIDRIKNNNEDYYNLDFTSMRDYLEYFGKDSINIQNIYVSYEPSFDSLYHVTYYKYANGKDEDDAKKHAYKINYALVTRDSTLNIPNSFAVSRTDKFRNQKVIVKVSIPVGKRIFIKNNLSFQNYMNFSFGEDGVYGVHSERGQDLKSGTLYIMTENGLQSLNYEDNPQDANTSGKDTSSHSQKGKVYEYHPKSKNTNNDEEDNTDDRQTSISTDDHSFSKLGFASLFLNKLAI, from the coding sequence ATGAAAAAGGTTATCAACATAAATTTTCAAGGCAGCCTCATCCCAATGGAAGAATCTGCATTTGCAATATTGACACAATATATCGATAGTCTAAAAATTCATTTTGCCAAAGAAGAAGGTAAAGATGAAATTATTGGAGATATCGAAAATCGTATTGCCGAATTATTTGGCGAGCGTATGAAAAAAGGTGCTGCTTGCATCACTGATGATGATGTGAACGCCATCATTGACAGCATGGGAAGACCAGAGGATTTTGATTTGGACGTAGAAGATGTACCAACAAGTAATGCGGAAGAAAAAACTACCCAAACGGAACAAGCAGAAACTTCCAATGAAGAATCGCAACAACAAAAAAGTACTTCTGAAGAAGGGCCAAAAAGATTTTTCAGAGATGAAAACAACAAAAAACTAGGTGGCGTCTGTGCTGGAGTTGCAAATTATTTCAATATTGATCCTGTTGTTATCAGAATATTGGCTATCGTATTTTCCAGTGTATGTTTTGTGCCTTATATCATTATGTGGATTGTCATCCCAAGTACTGCAACGGAGCATATAGGTTCTACACGCAAAAGACTTTTTCGTAATTCGGAAGACAAAAAAATTGCAGGTGTTGCGTCTGGTTTGGCTGCATATTTTGGCATTAAGACGAAGATAGTTCGTATTTTATTCCTAGTTCCATTGATTTCCTTGGTATTGAACAATCATAATTGGAATTTTGAATGGTTTGGATTTCCACATTTTCTCTCTTTGAGTTTTGTGCCTAGTATGGTGATGATCTATATAATTCTGTGGATCGTCATCCCAGAGGCTACAACAACAAGTGAAAAATTGATGATGCGTGGCGAGCCAGTGGATTTGAACTCAATAAAAGATACCATTCAAAAAGACTTGGAAAGTAGTAAATGGGGAAAAAGTATTAATAAAAGTTTCAATAGCGCTTTTAGTAAAAAAGAAAAAAAATCAACGTCACAAGGATTTACTTCCACAGAAGAGACCACCTCAACTGAAAATGCAAATAACAATAATACGACAAAGAAAGGCGGCGTAGGTGATACGATAGCTTTGCTTTTTAAAATATTTGCCTATTGTGTGATTGGTATTGTCTTGTTCGCCGTAATTGCAGCATTGTTCGGATTGGGAATAGGACTCTTGGCCTTTTTACCTGCGAAAACGTATTTCCTCAATAGCGGCTGGGAGTCTATTTTCTCTTGGGGTACATTTATTTTCTTCATTTGGGTACCATTCATTGCAATTATTACTTGGATCGTTAGATTAATTACCAAAAGAAAAGAAAACAGCGCAGCTTATCGCACTACATTTATTTGTTTCTGGGGATTGGGATGGATTTGCTTATTTGCCTTAATTTCCTTTGTAGGCAGAGATTTTAGTAATTCTTTCAAGACTCCAGAAAATAATTATACTTACGATAAAAAAATCGCGACCTTATACATTGATAGAATAAAAAATAACAATGAAGATTATTACAATCTAGATTTTACATCTATGCGTGATTATTTAGAATATTTTGGCAAAGATTCTATCAACATTCAAAATATCTACGTGAGTTACGAACCTTCATTTGACAGTTTGTATCACGTAACTTATTACAAATATGCCAATGGCAAAGATGAAGACGATGCGAAAAAACATGCCTATAAAATCAATTATGCATTAGTAACGAGAGATTCTACATTGAATATTCCTAATAGCTTTGCGGTAAGTAGAACAGATAAATTTAGAAATCAAAAAGTTATAGTTAAAGTTAGTATTCCAGTTGGAAAAAGAATATTTATTAAAAACAATCTCTCCTTCCAAAATTATATGAATTTTTCATTCGGAGAAGATGGTGTTTATGGTGTTCATTCTGAAAGAGGGCAAGATTTAAAATCCGGAACCTTATATATAATGACTGAAAATGGATTGCAATCTTTGAATTATGAAGACAATCCTCAAGATGCTAATACATCCGGCAAAGACACATCTTCTCACAGTCAAAAAGGAAAAGTGTACGAATATCATCCAAAGTCAAAAAATACCAATAACGACGAAGAGGATAATACAGATGACAGACAAACGAGTATTTCTACCGATGACCATTCATTTTCCAAATTAGGATTTGCTTCTTTATTTCTAAATAAATTAGCGATTTAA
- a CDS encoding LytR/AlgR family response regulator transcription factor: MMIRCIVIDDEPWACALLEDYVRKIPFLELVESSSNPIDAIHKIQNGDIELAFLDIQMPELTGIQLMKIIQNKCRVILTTAYSDYALESYDYNVIDYLLKPISFERFFIAATKAKDILTDNLETKTASSELPRTNIHLNEFIFVKTDKKTVKLDFSDIIYIESLRDYIAFHTTKEKLLVLDSLKAVEATLPQQIFIRVHKSFIVSINAIGSIERNRIFLRDQTIIPIGETYRDNFMRLLNVG; the protein is encoded by the coding sequence ATGATGATTAGATGTATTGTGATAGATGACGAACCTTGGGCTTGTGCCTTATTGGAAGACTATGTGCGAAAAATTCCTTTTTTGGAATTGGTGGAAAGTAGTAGTAATCCGATTGATGCCATACACAAAATTCAAAATGGAGACATCGAATTGGCTTTCTTGGATATTCAGATGCCAGAGCTGACCGGCATTCAACTCATGAAAATTATTCAAAATAAATGTCGTGTCATATTGACAACGGCTTATAGTGATTATGCACTAGAAAGTTATGACTATAATGTGATCGATTATTTGCTCAAACCTATTTCATTTGAACGATTTTTTATTGCCGCAACCAAAGCAAAAGATATATTAACGGATAACCTTGAAACTAAAACAGCTTCGTCAGAACTACCACGAACAAACATCCATTTAAATGAATTTATCTTCGTAAAGACAGATAAAAAAACAGTCAAACTAGATTTTTCTGATATCATATATATAGAGTCGTTGAGAGATTATATTGCATTTCACACTACGAAAGAAAAGTTGTTGGTTTTAGATAGTTTAAAGGCAGTAGAAGCAACACTTCCGCAGCAAATCTTTATTAGAGTACATAAGTCATTTATAGTATCTATCAACGCCATTGGAAGTATAGAGCGTAATCGTATTTTCCTACGGGATCAAACAATTATCCCAATAGGAGAAACTTATCGGGATAATTTTATGCGTTTATTAAATGTAGGTTAA
- the arfB gene encoding alternative ribosome rescue aminoacyl-tRNA hydrolase ArfB translates to MIDFSTEMDFKTARSGGKGGQNVNKVETMVEARWNVNDSQLFTDAQKSLLRFKLGNKLTSEGEFIVTAQSSRFQLENKSLAIQKLLQLVNAALIEPKKRKASKPTFSSKQKRLDSKKKHGDLKAQRRMKY, encoded by the coding sequence ATGATAGATTTTTCCACAGAGATGGATTTTAAGACGGCTAGGAGTGGAGGCAAGGGAGGGCAAAACGTCAATAAAGTGGAGACTATGGTCGAAGCGCGTTGGAATGTCAATGATTCTCAATTATTTACGGATGCACAGAAATCTTTACTTCGATTTAAATTGGGGAACAAATTGACTTCTGAAGGCGAATTTATTGTAACAGCGCAATCTTCCAGATTTCAACTGGAAAATAAAAGCCTTGCCATTCAAAAATTATTGCAATTGGTTAACGCCGCCCTGATCGAGCCTAAAAAACGGAAAGCGAGCAAACCAACATTTTCATCTAAACAAAAACGCTTGGATTCGAAAAAGAAACACGGTGATCTCAAAGCACAACGCAGAATGAAATATTGA
- a CDS encoding lipopolysaccharide biosynthesis protein gives MSKIKQLASQTVWYGASNIAAKLLNYLLTPFLTRVLHTEKGMVDFGDFSLLYSCIAILNIIFTYGFETAYFRFSNKPEVNKETLLRTAFGSMVMSTIGLSLILIGLRYPLSRFVEQVGHPEYITYSILIVAFDTLAVIPFARLRQENKPKRYAFVNVSGVFINVLLTVLFVGVLPKYAESHPGTFLANWYNAHTTVQLLLYANIAQAVFAFVLLYPQWRGVKIKINKPLWRDLFIYSSPMIITGLGGMINETMDRVMLVKWMPGGLEHAKLEQSIYSANYKLSIIISLFIQAFRMAAEPFFFSQSQDKQAPKLYARVMKWFVIVVCCAFLVTMLYLDIWKLIVGPSYRSGLGVVPILLLANIFLGVYYNQSVWYKLTNKMRSGMYITLIGAMITLVINYMFIPRFGMYASAWATFFCYGSMMVISYFWGHKYFPIPYNVKKLSAYVIVMLILFFIQNGIMHLINSSIVHLITGTILMVVFLGLIVFAERKEISSFPVIGKYIQKYLVKI, from the coding sequence TTGAGTAAAATAAAACAATTAGCAAGTCAGACAGTTTGGTACGGAGCGAGTAATATTGCTGCCAAATTGCTTAATTATCTTTTGACGCCATTTCTGACACGTGTTTTACATACCGAAAAAGGAATGGTGGATTTTGGCGATTTTAGTTTGCTTTATTCTTGTATTGCGATTCTAAATATCATTTTCACCTACGGTTTTGAAACGGCATATTTCAGATTTTCCAATAAACCAGAAGTAAATAAAGAGACGCTTTTACGTACCGCATTTGGCTCTATGGTGATGAGTACGATAGGGCTGAGTTTGATTCTAATCGGACTTCGTTACCCATTGAGCAGATTTGTAGAGCAGGTCGGTCATCCAGAATATATCACTTACAGTATTTTAATAGTCGCTTTTGATACGCTTGCAGTTATTCCCTTTGCAAGATTGCGACAAGAAAATAAACCCAAAAGGTATGCTTTTGTCAATGTCTCTGGTGTATTTATTAATGTCCTTTTGACTGTATTATTTGTGGGTGTTTTGCCAAAATATGCAGAAAGCCATCCTGGAACGTTTCTTGCCAATTGGTATAATGCGCATACAACTGTACAACTTTTACTTTATGCCAATATTGCACAGGCAGTTTTTGCATTTGTACTCTTATATCCACAATGGCGAGGTGTGAAAATAAAAATAAATAAACCGCTTTGGCGTGATTTATTTATTTATAGTAGTCCCATGATAATCACGGGTTTAGGTGGTATGATCAATGAGACGATGGATCGTGTGATGTTGGTAAAATGGATGCCTGGTGGACTCGAACATGCCAAATTGGAACAATCCATTTACTCTGCCAATTACAAACTAAGTATCATTATTAGTTTGTTTATTCAGGCGTTTAGAATGGCCGCCGAACCATTTTTCTTTAGTCAATCGCAAGACAAACAAGCGCCCAAATTGTATGCACGAGTGATGAAATGGTTTGTTATTGTGGTCTGTTGCGCATTTTTGGTGACAATGTTGTATTTGGATATTTGGAAATTGATAGTCGGACCTTCTTATCGGTCGGGCTTGGGCGTAGTTCCAATATTGCTGTTGGCGAATATCTTTTTGGGCGTGTATTACAACCAATCCGTTTGGTATAAATTGACCAATAAGATGCGCTCTGGGATGTATATTACCTTGATCGGCGCAATGATTACCTTGGTAATCAATTATATGTTTATTCCTCGATTTGGAATGTATGCAAGTGCTTGGGCGACGTTTTTTTGTTATGGAAGTATGATGGTGATTTCCTATTTCTGGGGACATAAATATTTCCCTATTCCATATAATGTGAAAAAATTGAGTGCGTATGTAATTGTCATGTTGATTCTGTTTTTTATTCAAAATGGAATAATGCATCTCATAAATAGTAGCATTGTTCATTTGATTACAGGTACGATTTTAATGGTGGTTTTTCTTGGTTTGATCGTATTTGCGGAGCGCAAAGAAATCAGTAGTTTTCCCGTTATTGGAAAATATATTCAAAAGTATTTAGTAAAAATATAA
- a CDS encoding sensor histidine kinase: protein MKKQNVILLHVIFWLLSWFIPMMYYGDFHVISRNSILLGISGIFLKAVVFYIHYLILLPYFFQTKRYGIYIFSVLVLIELFTILRFLVEEKLYLHLFGFSNYFGNYSIKFYVWDNIYYGSFSLLPSYIIWSIVNNFNLEKDKKDLLLEKEQAELQFLKTQINPHFLFNTLNNIYALVYHNSEKALPAILKLSELMRYVARDSNGEELVPLQQEINYIESFIDLESLRIKPKAEIDYQVEGNAEHIKIAPLLLIHFVENGFKHGIVNNPQSPLQIHIKIFENRIQLHTENLKNMHQKPDGKGIGMQNLQRRLDLIYPNKHQLEIIDDKENYICNLTIDCQ, encoded by the coding sequence ATGAAAAAACAGAATGTCATATTGCTACATGTCATATTTTGGTTGCTATCTTGGTTCATTCCTATGATGTACTATGGAGATTTTCATGTAATAAGTCGCAACTCCATACTATTAGGTATATCGGGAATATTCTTGAAAGCTGTTGTATTTTATATTCACTACTTAATTTTACTACCCTATTTTTTTCAAACAAAAAGATATGGTATTTATATATTTAGTGTACTGGTTTTAATAGAATTATTTACAATTTTACGTTTTCTAGTTGAGGAAAAACTATATCTTCATTTATTTGGATTTAGTAATTATTTCGGTAACTACAGTATTAAATTTTACGTTTGGGATAATATCTATTATGGATCATTTTCTTTACTTCCTAGTTATATTATCTGGAGTATTGTCAATAATTTTAATCTTGAAAAAGACAAAAAAGATCTTTTACTTGAAAAAGAACAAGCCGAACTACAATTTTTAAAAACACAAATCAATCCACATTTTCTTTTCAATACGCTTAATAATATCTATGCGCTAGTATATCATAATTCTGAAAAAGCGTTACCTGCGATACTCAAACTAAGCGAATTAATGCGTTATGTTGCGAGAGATTCAAATGGAGAAGAATTAGTTCCTCTACAACAAGAAATCAACTATATCGAGAGTTTTATAGATCTAGAATCTTTGCGTATTAAGCCAAAAGCAGAAATTGATTACCAAGTGGAAGGAAACGCAGAACATATTAAAATTGCGCCCCTTTTGTTGATACATTTTGTAGAAAATGGATTCAAACATGGCATTGTCAACAATCCTCAATCTCCCTTACAAATACATATCAAAATATTTGAAAATAGAATCCAACTACACACAGAAAATCTTAAAAACATGCATCAAAAACCGGACGGGAAAGGTATCGGCATGCAAAATCTACAACGTAGATTGGATCTTATTTATCCCAATAAACATCAATTGGAAATTATAGACGACAAAGAAAACTATATTTGTAATCTTACTATAGACTGTCAATGA